A region from the Francisella orientalis FNO12 genome encodes:
- the aroA gene encoding 3-phosphoshikimate 1-carboxyvinyltransferase, which yields MKDFIPKVKSKIKPSVYLDGSKSISNRSLIIAAMAQGQTTFTNLPNSADVLSCVGALKELGCQLEHSQESKALVIQGCSGKFVNSNAKIFCNESGTLTRFIIPMLAVQATGQYYVYAKQRMMDRPLADQLIPLKKLGMSAFYHQKEHAMPLTIEAKLLNGGNIEVDGAKSSQFASGLLMAAPFMTNGLQLNSVTDHKQPYLEMTAKVMAEFGINVNINGSIYSVNNSSYVSPDKYVVEPDVSTASYFWAFAAITGSAIKVMNVTQKSKQGDIKFLEVLEKIGCQVNYFDDGIEVVGTDSLSGIEVNMRNFSDTFMTLAAIACFANSDTHISGLSHTRGQESDRVDAIAEGLTKLGIYVETTQNSILISPARSKFKPAEVDSHNDHRIAMSLALLGLKYDGVVINNAGAVSKTCPNYFDRMRSLVGS from the coding sequence ATGAAAGATTTTATACCTAAGGTAAAATCAAAAATAAAACCCTCAGTTTATTTAGATGGTTCAAAGAGTATATCTAATAGATCTTTGATAATTGCCGCTATGGCACAAGGTCAAACAACATTTACAAATTTACCCAATAGTGCTGATGTACTATCATGTGTTGGTGCATTAAAAGAGCTAGGCTGTCAACTAGAGCATAGTCAAGAATCTAAAGCTTTGGTTATACAAGGATGTAGTGGAAAATTTGTAAACTCAAATGCAAAAATATTTTGTAATGAGTCAGGTACTTTGACAAGATTTATAATCCCTATGTTAGCTGTACAAGCTACAGGTCAGTACTATGTATACGCAAAGCAAAGAATGATGGATAGACCTTTAGCAGATCAGTTAATACCACTTAAAAAGCTAGGTATGTCAGCATTCTATCATCAAAAAGAGCATGCTATGCCTCTTACAATTGAAGCGAAGTTATTAAATGGTGGTAATATCGAAGTAGATGGTGCTAAGAGTTCTCAGTTTGCATCAGGTTTGCTTATGGCAGCTCCATTTATGACTAATGGCTTGCAACTAAACTCTGTCACAGATCATAAGCAACCATATTTAGAGATGACAGCTAAAGTAATGGCTGAGTTTGGTATAAATGTAAATATTAATGGAAGTATTTATAGTGTAAATAACTCTAGTTATGTTTCTCCAGATAAATATGTTGTTGAGCCTGATGTTTCGACTGCATCGTATTTTTGGGCGTTTGCTGCTATTACTGGCTCAGCTATTAAGGTTATGAATGTAACGCAAAAATCTAAGCAAGGCGATATTAAATTTTTAGAAGTGCTAGAGAAAATAGGATGTCAGGTTAATTACTTTGATGATGGTATAGAAGTTGTAGGTACAGATAGTTTAAGTGGTATTGAAGTTAATATGCGTAATTTTTCTGATACCTTTATGACACTTGCTGCTATTGCATGCTTTGCAAATTCTGATACTCATATTTCAGGACTTAGTCATACTAGAGGACAGGAGTCAGATCGTGTTGATGCTATAGCAGAAGGACTTACAAAACTTGGCATCTATGTTGAGACAACCCAAAATAGTATCTTAATATCTCCGGCAAGAAGCAAATTTAAACCAGCTGAAGTTGATAGTCATAATGATCATCGTATCGCTATGTCGTTAGCATTGTTAGGATTAAAATATGATGGTGTTGTAATAAATAATGCAGGGGCGGTTAGCAAAACATGTCCTAACTATTTTGATAGAATGAGAAGCTTAGTAGGTTCGTGA
- the rpoH gene encoding RNA polymerase sigma factor RpoH, producing MTTKKLLPVAKGKSLPVVSDNNLSSYLNFVNSLPILSVEEELELARRYKYQKDLDAAQQLVLSHLRFVTKIARNFSGYGLSIADLIQEGNIGLMKAVSKFDPDQGVRLVSFAVHWIKAEMHDYVLKNWKIVKVATTKAQRKLFFNLRSSKDKIGWLSSEDIKQLVEELGVKEETVIEMEKRMCQGDASLDLPYTDDEGGQSNQQSLYLEDKSSDIEHQIVQQDYYDNFKAIVKDVISGFDTRTKDIIMSRYLLDTKATLQDLAAKYNISAERVRQIEEEALIKLRKAIKNRS from the coding sequence ATGACCACAAAAAAATTATTACCAGTTGCAAAAGGCAAATCATTACCAGTTGTATCTGATAATAACCTTAGTTCTTATCTTAACTTTGTAAATTCATTACCTATACTTTCTGTCGAAGAAGAGCTGGAACTTGCTAGACGATATAAATATCAAAAAGATTTAGATGCAGCTCAGCAACTTGTTTTATCGCATCTTCGTTTTGTTACCAAAATTGCGCGTAATTTTTCAGGTTATGGCTTATCGATAGCAGATCTTATCCAAGAGGGTAATATTGGTCTAATGAAGGCTGTGAGTAAGTTTGATCCAGATCAAGGTGTCAGACTGGTATCATTTGCAGTACATTGGATTAAAGCAGAAATGCATGATTATGTCCTTAAAAATTGGAAGATTGTTAAAGTAGCTACTACAAAAGCTCAGCGTAAGTTATTTTTTAATCTTAGAAGTAGTAAAGATAAGATTGGTTGGTTAAGCTCAGAAGATATCAAGCAATTAGTAGAAGAGCTAGGTGTCAAAGAAGAAACAGTTATCGAGATGGAAAAGAGAATGTGTCAAGGAGATGCAAGTCTTGATTTACCATATACTGATGATGAGGGTGGGCAGTCTAATCAACAAAGTTTGTATTTGGAAGATAAATCTTCAGATATAGAACATCAAATAGTTCAACAAGATTATTATGATAATTTCAAAGCAATAGTAAAAGATGTGATAAGTGGTTTTGATACACGTACTAAAGATATTATTATGTCGCGCTATTTGCTTGATACAAAAGCAACTCTACAAGATCTAGCTGCTAAGTATAATATTTCTGCCGAAAGAGTGCGTCAAATCGAAGAAGAAGCACTCATTAAGCTTAGAAAAGCTATAAAAAATAGGTCTTAG
- the secF gene encoding protein translocase subunit SecF has translation MEFFKQKINIDFLGIKKYTTAFSVLMIVVSLFFIFTKGLNLGLDFTGGYQVQIQATSVQNSATISEKLEKAGFEHTTVTTFGENNNYLIKFTPDEVNSKTSSLDSAQQYLKQQVENSLDAKVLSVNYIGPQVGKELASNGVLAIIIAMVCILIYISARFEMKFGISACVALIHDPIVILGIFAAFQLEFDLTVLAAILAVIGYSLNDTVVIYDRVRENFRKMRNANVAEVVNKSINDTLSRTILTSGLTMLVVVVLYLFGGSSVHNFSLALILGIVVGTYSSVYVAGVVAVALGLNRESLLPKQVSKEDMPIL, from the coding sequence ATGGAATTTTTTAAACAAAAAATAAATATAGACTTCTTAGGAATAAAAAAATATACAACAGCTTTCTCTGTTTTAATGATTGTTGTGTCATTATTTTTCATATTCACAAAAGGACTAAATCTAGGTTTAGATTTTACAGGTGGTTATCAGGTACAAATTCAAGCAACTAGTGTACAAAACTCAGCAACAATATCTGAAAAGTTAGAAAAAGCTGGTTTTGAACATACTACAGTTACAACTTTTGGCGAAAATAATAACTATCTTATTAAATTTACACCAGATGAGGTTAATTCAAAAACTAGTAGTTTAGATAGTGCCCAGCAGTATCTTAAACAACAGGTTGAGAACTCTCTTGATGCTAAAGTTTTGAGTGTCAATTATATAGGTCCACAAGTAGGTAAAGAGTTAGCTAGTAATGGTGTTTTGGCTATCATAATTGCAATGGTATGTATTTTGATATACATCAGTGCTAGATTTGAGATGAAGTTCGGTATTAGTGCATGTGTTGCGTTGATACATGACCCAATTGTGATTCTAGGTATCTTTGCAGCATTTCAATTAGAGTTTGATTTGACTGTTTTAGCAGCAATATTAGCAGTGATAGGTTACTCACTAAATGATACTGTTGTGATATATGATAGAGTGCGTGAAAACTTTAGAAAAATGCGTAACGCTAATGTAGCTGAAGTAGTTAATAAAAGTATTAATGATACCTTGTCTAGAACAATTTTAACTTCTGGATTAACGATGTTGGTTGTGGTTGTGCTTTATCTATTTGGTGGTAGCTCAGTGCATAACTTCTCATTAGCTTTAATATTAGGTATTGTAGTTGGTACATACTCATCTGTATATGTTGCGGGTGTTGTGGCTGTAGCGCTAGGTTTAAACAGAGAATCTTTACTTCCTAAGCAAGTATCAAAAGAAGATATGCCAATACTTTAA
- a CDS encoding DUF6790 family protein, which yields MVTVIISICLLISPFIIAFLHSSIIYSKHHENIYANYFIVFNISPYACINSFTYLVDGDSISKFQGWIYTPAVFQIGIFELAIFLFSILALFKNREFKAACLIFFAIYTLLDALTLFSGQIYSQYIEAVFFINITTAIIAYILYKILSISFY from the coding sequence ATGGTAACTGTAATTATAAGTATTTGTTTATTAATATCACCTTTTATAATAGCCTTTTTACACTCTAGCATTATATATAGTAAACATCATGAAAATATCTATGCTAACTACTTTATTGTTTTCAATATAAGTCCATATGCTTGTATCAACAGTTTTACATATTTAGTAGATGGGGATAGTATTAGTAAATTTCAAGGATGGATTTATACTCCTGCTGTTTTTCAGATAGGAATTTTTGAATTAGCCATCTTTTTATTCTCAATTCTAGCACTATTTAAAAATAGAGAATTCAAAGCAGCTTGTTTAATATTCTTTGCTATTTATACATTATTAGATGCTCTTACGCTATTTAGTGGTCAGATTTATAGCCAATACATTGAAGCTGTGTTCTTTATTAATATTACAACAGCTATAATAGCCTATATTTTGTATAAAATACTTTCAATCTCATTTTATTAG
- the ansA gene encoding asparaginase: MNNYSNKKILVLYTGGTIGMISTEQGYDVELGYLTKTIAGIRDFYHYDMLEFEIKEYSDLIDSSNIDPKRWISLAQDILSNYASYDGFVILHGTDTLAYTASVLSFILGEIDKPVIVTGSQIPISKIRSDAISNILNSLIFACNDDIKEVCVYFNQKLMRGNRTTKVSATDFDAFGSPNYPTLAKVGIDIVVKHKRLWQRQKSFNIPKLDTFTIPKVAILQVYPGMNSDMLSAIVEQPLQGLILKTYGSGNIMNDPEIYATLKKASNKGVVIVNCTQCLYGGVKMATYKVARGLIDVGVISGYDMTDEAACAKLFYLLGQSNISLQEIKGAFDTSLHGEVTLL, encoded by the coding sequence ATGAATAATTACTCTAATAAAAAAATTCTGGTTTTATATACTGGTGGTACTATAGGGATGATTAGTACTGAACAAGGCTATGATGTTGAACTGGGCTATCTAACAAAAACCATAGCTGGAATTAGAGATTTTTATCATTATGATATGCTAGAGTTCGAGATTAAAGAGTATAGTGATCTTATTGATTCATCAAACATTGATCCAAAAAGATGGATTTCGCTAGCACAAGATATATTGAGTAATTATGCTAGTTATGACGGTTTTGTGATTTTGCATGGTACAGACACTCTTGCTTATACGGCATCGGTATTATCTTTCATCTTGGGTGAAATTGATAAGCCAGTTATTGTTACAGGCTCGCAAATACCAATCTCTAAAATTAGGTCAGATGCTATATCAAATATCCTTAATAGTCTAATTTTTGCATGTAATGATGATATCAAAGAAGTTTGTGTCTATTTTAATCAAAAGTTAATGCGTGGTAATAGAACTACGAAAGTATCAGCGACAGATTTTGATGCTTTTGGATCACCGAATTATCCTACTCTAGCAAAAGTTGGTATAGATATCGTAGTCAAGCATAAAAGATTATGGCAAAGACAAAAGTCATTTAATATACCAAAATTAGATACATTTACAATTCCTAAAGTTGCAATATTACAAGTTTATCCTGGTATGAATAGTGATATGCTATCTGCTATTGTTGAGCAACCATTACAGGGATTAATTCTCAAAACTTATGGTTCTGGTAATATAATGAATGATCCAGAAATTTATGCGACTCTCAAGAAGGCTAGTAATAAGGGTGTTGTTATAGTTAATTGTACGCAGTGTTTGTATGGTGGTGTCAAAATGGCTACATATAAAGTTGCAAGAGGGTTGATTGATGTTGGTGTGATTTCAGGTTATGATATGACTGATGAAGCGGCATGTGCTAAGCTTTTTTATTTGTTAGGTCAATCTAATATTTCTCTACAAGAGATCAAGGGAGCTTTTGATACTTCTTTGCATGGTGAAGTAACGTTGCTATAG
- a CDS encoding carbonic anhydrase codes for MSNISELIKGNRAWAEQIKKTNPEFFETLSKGQSPEYFWIGCSDSRVPANQVCGLVSGDVFVHRNVANVVSLTDLNCLSVLQYAVEVLKVKKIIVCGHYACGGVETVVKDKSYGLIDNWLTSIHEVKEQSKEFIEEALACYKGNEEEYMKKKVDMMCELNAIHQALNLCKTTVVKNAWAKGLKFTIHAAIYGVSDGKLFEIGGGVGSREEMDATYAEAIEAIKSRYCQTQSCSL; via the coding sequence ATGAGCAATATTTCTGAATTAATAAAAGGCAACAGAGCATGGGCTGAACAAATCAAAAAAACTAATCCTGAGTTTTTTGAAACTTTATCAAAAGGCCAATCTCCAGAATATTTTTGGATAGGTTGTTCTGATAGTCGTGTACCTGCTAACCAAGTTTGTGGTTTGGTTTCTGGTGATGTTTTTGTACATCGTAATGTTGCAAATGTTGTTTCACTTACAGATTTAAATTGTTTGTCGGTGTTGCAGTACGCGGTAGAGGTTTTAAAAGTCAAAAAAATCATAGTATGTGGTCACTATGCATGTGGTGGTGTTGAGACTGTTGTTAAAGATAAGAGCTATGGTTTGATTGATAACTGGTTAACATCTATCCATGAAGTTAAAGAACAGAGTAAAGAATTTATTGAAGAAGCTCTAGCTTGCTATAAAGGTAATGAAGAAGAATATATGAAGAAAAAAGTTGATATGATGTGTGAGTTAAACGCAATTCACCAAGCTTTAAATCTTTGTAAAACTACAGTTGTTAAGAATGCTTGGGCAAAAGGTTTGAAATTCACTATTCATGCAGCTATCTATGGTGTGAGTGATGGTAAATTATTTGAAATTGGTGGTGGTGTAGGCTCTAGAGAAGAGATGGATGCTACTTATGCTGAAGCTATTGAAGCCATTAAGTCTAGATATTGTCAAACTCAATCTTGTTCATTGTAA
- the rnhA gene encoding ribonuclease HI yields MGIFTKKNNVIAYTDGACKGNPGMGGWGAILSYNGVDKEIYGAEKDTTNNRMELMAAIKTLQALKRKCDITIYTDSKYLQNGINQWLANWKANDWKTAAKKEVKNKYLWQELDSLTVKHNVTWSWVKGHSGNQGNEKADELANKAIAELTGK; encoded by the coding sequence ATGGGAATTTTCACAAAGAAAAATAATGTAATTGCTTATACAGATGGAGCATGTAAAGGTAATCCAGGTATGGGCGGTTGGGGAGCTATCTTGAGTTATAACGGTGTTGATAAAGAGATTTATGGTGCCGAAAAAGATACAACAAATAATCGAATGGAGCTAATGGCAGCAATCAAAACTCTACAAGCTCTGAAAAGAAAATGCGATATAACGATCTATACAGATTCTAAATATCTCCAAAATGGCATTAATCAGTGGTTAGCAAATTGGAAGGCTAATGATTGGAAGACAGCAGCCAAAAAAGAAGTCAAAAATAAATATCTTTGGCAAGAGTTAGATAGTTTGACAGTCAAGCACAATGTAACTTGGAGCTGGGTAAAGGGTCATAGTGGTAATCAAGGTAATGAAAAGGCTGATGAGTTGGCAAATAAAGCAATCGCTGAATTGACAGGAAAATAA
- the secD gene encoding protein translocase subunit SecD, whose amino-acid sequence MSNNRGLPINQFPLWKNLLIVIVLALALFYALPNVFGKSPALQISQKDGNVSTQLIKSIEDTLNADKIVYQRAELSDDKSNVAIIFKDVEEQLKAKKALKESLGDQYIIAMNMLSNSPSWLSALGANPMNLGLDLRGGMYLMLEADTNTAINAQLDNSLNTILSAAKDNNINIVSSTKAEEKSIVKVLQDYIDNGFISVTLANSAGVDQLKQYLNNEFRKTQDPNIIYSVKDNTTFISYNSAKILQLRQDAISQVVTVMRNRINALGVAEASVAQAGDNRVVIEIPGMQDATQAKQILGGTSTASFYLVSPVTDRLAAEEQGYKVYALDNGRGYQSYYSLRGAPVVGGVDIIGASPSIDHQTGTPIVVVELDRSAASNFRQITGNNIGNPMGVMLVNTTYEKVKDKDGKEKNVVNKTEKLINVATIQSALGSQFQITGLNQKEANNLALMIKAGALQVPVHIVQETQIGPSLGKDNIEKGMLSIVVALIAVIVFILVYYRVFGVIANIALVMNLVLIVAVMSIIPGATLTLPGIAGIVLNLGMSIDGNVLIFERIREEIRAGMPRQSAIHIGYEKAFTTIVDSNITTLIVAIILFFIGSGAVKGFAITLMIGIVTSMFTSVTVSRAMTNFVYGKRKKLEKISIGI is encoded by the coding sequence ATGAGTAATAACAGAGGCCTGCCTATAAATCAATTTCCTTTATGGAAGAATCTTTTGATAGTGATTGTATTAGCTCTAGCACTTTTCTATGCCTTACCAAATGTGTTTGGTAAAAGTCCAGCTTTACAGATTTCTCAGAAAGATGGTAATGTAAGTACACAACTTATCAAAAGTATTGAAGATACTCTTAATGCTGACAAAATTGTATATCAAAGAGCTGAACTATCGGATGATAAAAGTAATGTTGCGATTATCTTCAAAGATGTAGAAGAGCAGCTAAAAGCTAAAAAAGCTCTCAAAGAAAGTCTAGGAGATCAGTATATTATAGCTATGAATATGCTTTCGAATTCTCCAAGTTGGTTATCTGCGCTAGGCGCTAACCCTATGAATTTAGGATTAGATTTACGTGGTGGTATGTATTTGATGTTAGAAGCTGATACAAATACTGCGATTAATGCTCAGTTAGATAATTCTTTAAATACAATTCTTAGTGCTGCGAAAGATAATAATATAAATATTGTCAGTTCTACAAAAGCTGAAGAGAAATCGATAGTAAAAGTTCTACAAGACTATATAGATAATGGTTTTATTTCCGTTACTTTAGCAAACTCAGCAGGCGTTGATCAGCTAAAACAATATTTGAATAATGAATTTAGAAAAACTCAAGATCCTAATATAATCTACAGTGTAAAAGATAATACGACATTTATATCTTATAATAGTGCAAAAATTTTACAACTTAGACAAGATGCTATATCACAAGTTGTGACAGTTATGCGTAATCGTATTAATGCTTTAGGTGTTGCAGAAGCATCTGTGGCTCAGGCTGGTGATAATCGTGTAGTAATTGAAATACCAGGTATGCAAGATGCAACTCAAGCTAAGCAAATTCTAGGTGGTACATCCACAGCTAGTTTTTATTTGGTTAGTCCTGTTACGGATAGGTTAGCTGCAGAAGAGCAGGGTTATAAGGTTTATGCTTTAGATAATGGTAGAGGCTATCAAAGTTACTATAGTTTAAGAGGAGCGCCTGTAGTAGGAGGAGTTGATATTATTGGCGCAAGTCCTTCTATCGATCATCAGACGGGTACTCCGATTGTTGTGGTTGAGCTCGATAGAAGTGCAGCAAGCAACTTTAGACAAATAACGGGCAATAATATTGGTAACCCAATGGGTGTAATGCTTGTTAATACAACTTATGAAAAAGTTAAAGATAAAGATGGTAAAGAGAAAAATGTAGTAAATAAGACTGAAAAGCTAATCAACGTTGCTACAATTCAGTCAGCTCTTGGCTCTCAGTTCCAAATTACAGGATTAAATCAAAAAGAAGCAAATAATCTTGCGCTGATGATTAAAGCAGGTGCGCTACAAGTGCCAGTACATATAGTACAAGAAACACAAATTGGTCCAAGTTTAGGTAAAGATAATATCGAAAAAGGTATGTTATCTATTGTGGTAGCTCTGATTGCTGTTATAGTCTTTATCTTAGTTTATTATAGAGTCTTTGGTGTTATAGCTAATATAGCTCTTGTAATGAACTTAGTATTGATTGTTGCTGTGATGTCAATCATACCAGGTGCTACACTTACATTACCAGGCATAGCAGGTATTGTACTAAACTTGGGTATGTCAATAGACGGTAACGTACTTATATTTGAGAGAATCAGAGAAGAAATTAGAGCTGGTATGCCACGTCAAAGCGCGATTCATATTGGCTACGAAAAAGCATTTACAACTATTGTCGATTCAAATATTACAACTTTGATTGTTGCTATTATTTTGTTCTTCATAGGTAGTGGTGCAGTCAAAGGTTTTGCTATAACTCTAATGATTGGTATTGTAACATCTATGTTTACATCAGTAACTGTCTCTAGAGCAATGACAAACTTTGTGTATGGTAAGAGAAAGAAATTAGAAAAAATTTCTATAGGTATATAA